In Acinetobacter sp. WCHAc010034, a genomic segment contains:
- the ssb gene encoding single-stranded DNA-binding protein, which yields MRGVNKVILVGTLGRDPETKTFPNGGSLTQFSIATSDSWTDKNTGERKEQTEWHRIVLHNRLGEIAQQYLRKGSKVYIEGSLRTRQWTDQNGQERYTTEIRGEQMQMLDSARQQSDQGQGFEQPRFNSGNQQGGYSNNQQGGYGGGQANASQGGYGGGNQGGYANNNPSGFAPKAPAAPAAAAPADLDDDLPF from the coding sequence ATGCGTGGTGTTAATAAAGTCATTTTAGTGGGTACTTTGGGCCGAGATCCTGAAACCAAAACTTTCCCGAATGGCGGTTCCCTGACCCAGTTCTCTATCGCTACCAGCGATTCATGGACGGATAAAAATACAGGTGAACGCAAAGAGCAGACAGAATGGCACCGTATTGTGCTGCACAACCGCTTGGGCGAAATTGCCCAGCAGTACCTGCGCAAAGGCTCTAAAGTGTATATTGAAGGCTCATTGCGCACCCGCCAGTGGACCGACCAGAACGGCCAGGAGCGCTACACCACGGAAATCCGCGGCGAGCAGATGCAGATGCTGGACAGCGCACGCCAGCAAAGCGATCAGGGCCAGGGCTTTGAACAGCCGCGCTTCAACAGCGGCAATCAGCAGGGCGGCTACAGCAATAACCAGCAGGGCGGTTACGGCGGCGGCCAGGCCAATGCCAGCCAAGGCGGCTATGGCGGCGGCAATCAGGGCGGCTATGCCAACAACAACCCTAGCGGTTTTGCGCCAAAAGCTCCGGCTGCGCCAGCAGCGGCGGCTCCGGCAGATTTGGATGATGACCTGCCGTTTTAA
- a CDS encoding IS5 family transposase (programmed frameshift) — MARTLLTDNIWQQIQDTMRLHGCYCSKNSRNIMEAILWKLRTGATWRDIPQEFCPWQTAYNRFNRWASKGLWNKFFLDLRGVLDQEWVFIDGSYIRVHQHASGARNGFERAIGQSRGGRTTKIHLATDANGLPIDFKITGGQVHDSQVAEQLIEVVEEADYLIADKGYDAETIRIFIKNKNMIPIIPMRSNSKRLNKEFDKYLYRLRHLVENAFARLKHFRAIASRFDKLARNYQSMIYIACMFIWCKAK, encoded by the exons ATGGCACGTACTCTTTTAACAGATAATATTTGGCAGCAAATCCAGGATACAATGCGATTGCACGGTTGCTACTGTTCAAAGAATAGTAGAAATATCATGGAAGCTATCTTATGGAAACTGCGTACAGGCGCGACATGGCGTGATATTCCTCAAGAATTTTGTCCTTGGCAAACTGCTTATAATCGTTTTAATCGTTGGGCAAGTAAGGGATTGTGGAATAAATTTTTTTTAGATT TACGAGGCGTCTTGGATCAAGAATGGGTATTCATTGACGGAAGCTACATACGCGTGCATCAGCATGCAAGTGGAGCTCGGAATGGTTTCGAAAGAGCAATTGGACAATCACGTGGTGGGCGAACAACAAAAATACATCTTGCAACCGACGCGAATGGATTACCGATTGATTTTAAAATCACTGGGGGTCAAGTCCACGATAGCCAAGTTGCAGAGCAATTGATAGAGGTTGTAGAAGAAGCAGATTATTTAATTGCAGATAAGGGATATGATGCTGAGACCATCAGAATATTTATTAAAAATAAAAATATGATCCCAATTATTCCAATGAGATCAAATAGTAAAAGATTAAATAAAGAATTTGATAAATATCTATATCGATTAAGGCATTTAGTTGAGAATGCGTTTGCAAGGTTAAAACATTTTCGAGCGATTGCAAGCCGATTTGATAAGCTTGCACGAAATTATCAGTCTATGATTTACATTGCTTGCATGTTTATTTGGTGCAAAGCCAAATGA
- a CDS encoding site-specific integrase, protein MSLHRKNYIAEGGERFGLLINSLGLPDFWTILFLTTNVRFEKHATQKAYLNHLAHIYIWEMSIGERISERIIRVANQKNISSQVIFFSDLEIQKLRDHCKLTTKAARRNLRNQTEHRRNDQNLKIIFPIRRIPAATVEKEHAINRITIFANLFEFVATNILRNQPSFYNYLDIIKNTKAEILKQKDRCGDSKTRNSDPNKKAPHPDIFKHVMEIAEPSHVYNPYTKSVRQRNYLLLWILYETGMRAGEVLQLKVSDIDFARNVVQIQSRHDDPEDKFRTDEPNAKTLERDLPINQDLSNQLRKYVLEERRFIPNAHTHKFLFISHKGVSKGRPLSLIQFSRIVEKISGNEELASFIKKNGFVVKKRVTRHGFRHDFNNRFSNNIDEHNHKASQDGRIDEVISEKKEIQQRMYINGHKSENSAQVYNLRHTKEQAEKLLKRELEKMDSLIKKGQEK, encoded by the coding sequence TTGAGCTTACATCGTAAAAACTATATTGCAGAAGGTGGAGAAAGATTTGGATTATTAATAAATAGTCTTGGTCTTCCTGATTTTTGGACCATTTTATTCTTAACTACGAATGTTCGTTTCGAAAAGCATGCAACACAAAAAGCGTATCTCAATCATTTGGCTCATATCTATATTTGGGAAATGAGCATTGGGGAAAGAATATCTGAACGTATTATTAGAGTTGCTAATCAAAAAAATATTTCTTCTCAAGTTATTTTCTTTAGTGACTTGGAAATTCAAAAATTAAGAGATCATTGTAAATTAACTACAAAAGCAGCACGAAGAAATTTGAGAAACCAAACAGAGCATCGAAGGAATGATCAAAATTTAAAAATTATATTTCCTATTAGAAGAATACCAGCAGCTACAGTGGAAAAGGAACACGCGATAAATAGAATAACAATATTTGCTAATTTATTTGAATTTGTGGCAACTAATATTTTGAGAAATCAACCTTCTTTTTATAATTATCTAGATATTATTAAAAATACAAAAGCTGAAATATTAAAACAAAAAGATAGGTGTGGTGATTCTAAGACTAGAAATTCTGACCCTAATAAGAAAGCCCCTCACCCAGATATTTTCAAACATGTCATGGAAATAGCAGAACCCTCGCATGTTTATAATCCTTATACAAAATCTGTAAGGCAAAGAAATTATTTACTTCTATGGATTCTTTATGAAACTGGTATGAGGGCAGGAGAAGTTTTACAATTAAAAGTTTCAGATATTGATTTTGCACGAAATGTAGTTCAGATCCAATCTCGGCATGATGATCCAGAAGATAAATTTAGAACTGATGAACCGAATGCTAAAACTTTAGAAAGAGATTTGCCTATAAATCAGGATTTAAGCAATCAGCTTCGTAAGTATGTTTTAGAAGAGCGTCGTTTTATCCCAAATGCTCATACTCACAAATTCTTATTCATATCTCATAAGGGGGTTAGTAAAGGACGTCCTCTCTCTTTAATTCAATTTTCAAGAATTGTTGAAAAAATTTCTGGAAATGAAGAGTTAGCTTCTTTCATTAAGAAGAATGGGTTTGTGGTTAAAAAGAGAGTAACAAGGCATGGCTTTAGACATGATTTCAATAATAGATTTTCAAATAATATTGATGAACATAATCATAAAGCATCTCAGGATGGCCGTATTGATGAAGTGATTTCTGAGAAAAAAGAAATTCAGCAAAGAATGTATATTAATGGTCATAAAAGTGAAAATTCTGCCCAAGTTTATAATCTTCGTCATACCAAAGAGCAAGCAGAAAAGTTATTGAAACGTGAACTTGAAAAAATGGATTCC